The genomic interval CTACATCTCTCCGTGTCATATGTTATGCCTATGTAGCCGAAACCTTTGGCAACATCACTGTTTGTGACCATCAACTCAGCAATTTGTCCCACAACGGTGGTCTTCCAAgtaacattttgtaaataaacaaacaatgtgTAGTTTATAGGCTCATTTTAATCGATAAATCACCAATATTGATCTTCCTGTCTTGATCATTTTTGCGCGTTTGCATTTTGCGCTCACCCTTTGACGCGCGGCACGTCGCGAGTTACGCCCTGTCTATGATGGTCACGCCCACAGCGAAACAAGTCGTGAATTTCACTGACAACTTGCCAAGAAGTGGAGCCTGGAGTGACTTGGAAGGTAATTTGCATTATGTACTTTTATGACACTAACTAGTAGCCTTCTATGATGCAACTCGGTAGCCAGAGATTTTTCATATCATATTGGCCTGGTTGAAATTCACAAAATGTTATTAGCAAACTGCAGCTGGGTTTGATTGGGAAATAGAAACTTGTCAACGTTACTTGAATGTTATAGTAAGTCGAGTCTCATCCATTCATCGAAATTCGGTAGTTTCCAGGTTTGGAAAGTAAAAGTAACGAACAAGAAAGGCTGGTTAAGTTTTTCGGTCGTCTAGTAAGTATCCTAAACTTAATTTCTGTAACTTGAATTGGTATGTCGCAGCTGCTCGTTTGGcgcgctctttctctctaatgTTAACGTTTGTAAACATCGACGTCAGTTACAAATTGTGAATACCTTGTGTGAAACGAGTAGCTGGGGTTCTGTGTAACATATAAGGCTAGTTAGCTGGTGGTTAGCATTAACGTCGAAAGGATACACTGGCTTTTGTTACTAGCTAGCCAGTTCATTtggtctctctttttttttttttttcaaggaaaCTAACGTTGAATAGCTGCTAGTTCATGACAGAGGTTACATCTGACTGAATCATCCGCTAGTACTTACATACTTGCATACTTTGTACTATAGTCAAACCTCAGCATTGTCATTTGAAGGTAGTATAATTTTGCCTCAGCTAACTCCAGGGTAATACAGAAACCGTAATGTAAAACTGTAATGAACGGCATTACTACACCCCACTGTTGTCTCTAGCTTAGGGATGGCAGATCTAAGCACCAAGTCAGTACAAGAGATCACTGATCTCCTGGATGAATATGGCATCAAGCATGGGCCTGTCGTTGGTATGTATGGAGACAACTGATTGATTCATTTACTTTAATTCATGTTTTTAACGATCCACTATACATCCTATATAAAGCATATATCCAGCAGAAGACAAAGTCAGATTGTTGGGTGTGTTGTTATTTTCACTTAAATATAAATCATCTTCCGACTGCTAGGCAGCACCAGAAGCCTCTATGAGAAGAGGCTGAGAGAGGCCATGACCAAAGGTACCCCGAAACCGTCATCTGACAAGACATACTACAGAGAAGAGGGTAAGATTGATTGGCTTGTAACCCATATCTACATCTATGTTTTATGATCGTCTTGAAAGTACTCTTCTGATTTCTGCTGGAGAGGAGCTGTGAACCCACACAAGCCTGTTAGCAAAAAGTCCACCTGGTTGGTGTACATGTGTTTTGTACATTTAGGGACTACACCAATCAGCCTATAGATGACCAGACACAGTTTTcagtgaatatctcgagaaccatagggcctaggatgaccaaattAGTTTTGTTTGTTGGTCTCCAGTCCAGGGCCAATGTCATAacatcccatatccactcatttcaGGTACCTACAGTATtacagtattattattattattattattatattattattattacctagagagaaatgaaaaggcaaaaaaTGAGGCATTGTAATTGCAGGCATCTTTGGCTGACAGGGGGGGGcatatcagctacacacacacacacacacgcatgcgcacgcacacacatgaacacacacacacacaaaaacataaagacacgcacacagtacacatgcacgcacgcacatgcacacacacaggcactaacacacactcacacacacaggtactcacacacacaggcgcgtatacgcacatatacacacacgcactcacacacacacatttaaacacgcacgcgcgcacacacacacacacacacacagttcagctGGTGACAGTTTAGTCACCTGTTGCACTCTCATCCTCCAGTTTACCTGGGATCTTATTTGAATCTAGCTTTTTACCAACAGGCCATAAGCCAAAGTTGTGCGACATACACAGaacctgtaaaaaaaaacatcttgatttctatggaccctttcaacaaggtaaacaaaaacaatgcttgaacattctatttgggccccaatctatttcctctgcattaagataacatatggaatgttaaaaaggaagtcttgtggggccaactatgatgctgagaatggaactctcttgaaagggtccatacagtaCAGCAGCAGATTGGAGAGTGAGAAACATCTTGATTTCTATACAGTACAGCAGCAGATTGGAGCGTGAGAATTATCTTGATTTCTATACAGTACAGCAGCAGATTGGAGAGCGTGAGAATTATCTTGATTTCTATACAGTACAGCAGCAGATTGGAGAGCGTGAGAATCATCTTGATTTCTATACAGTACAGCAGCAGATTGGAGCGTGAGAAACATCTTGATTTCTATACAGTACAGCAGCAGATTGGAGCGTGAGAAACATCTTGATTTCTATACAGTACAGCAGCAGATTGGAGAGCGTGAGAATCATCACGTCTTTAGATAATGAGCTGGTGCCTCCATGGTGACCAGCCTAATTGACGTACCTGGGACTGGGacttttttgtcacatacagctataacatcacctcaccatccgctagctgcctgtgccccgaattgactgtaaaaaaaaaagtggcctCCGTGGACAGCCTAGGCTCCAAAAACCGCCACAAAACAACTTCACTGACGTGATGCGTGTTTGGGAGAGCATGGAAGGGAGGGGGAGCGAGTAGCGATttggctctctgttttgtttgaacgtcaacagaagtgacgttaccctgcATCACTTATAGCACCTTTAAGAGACAACAATTTGTCACTTTTTGAAGCATGCTTTTATAGGGAACTAGTACTGGTATCCTTTTCAAATTGCTATTCATGCCATTTCATCCCAAATATTTTTCAAGTGTAGCTGTTGATCAAAACTACTTCTTGCTGCTTAAAGCTTGTATATTCTAAAATAAAATGTGTCTTTTACCTCATCAAATTGTTATGTTTATTTACTgaagatttgtttttgttctgacAGAGGAAGAAGTCGAGTACATCGAATATCATCCACCGGTAGGTGCATATGCATGGCTCTTTCTTAGACAGATTAACTATTGGACCAGATTCTGGTAAAACATGTCACTCCAGTCAGGTGGTTGAAAAGCAATGGTGTCTTTAGTCCCATCTGTGGGAGCAGAAATGCAAAACTAGTAGGAAATGTACAATAGCAAGCATTGAGAAATTGTATGGCAATTGTATTGCGTGGCATGGCATGGTTTGATGCAGTGCTGACTTTTACCTAAAGAGGAATCATTGGGTAGGTGATTTGCACACCAATGCAGATAGACATCAACCTTTCAAAGACTAACTCAGCTTCACCATTTCATATGCATTTtgtttaattaatagtttatatTCAAATTGTACTGGCATTATTTTTACCAGTTTGTGGTCCTATATCCTCTGCCTAGCAATATGATAATCTTACAATTGTTTCATATTGGTGTGCAAAGGCAGAGTTTTAAAAGGTAGCATTGTTTATATCTGTTAAATCAGACTGGTTTTCATTTATAACATAAACAATACTGCTTGTTCTCTCCAAATTTCAGGTGAGAAATGAAGGCTTTGGGGATGTGTGAGTACAGTTGACGCAGATATTGTGGTGTTATGGTGGTGGATCTACAGCAAATCAAAGCAATGATGATATTGGGCCTGTCAAAATGTGAAAAGTGTTTGCATTGTCATTGTGTCATCTTTCCTCAGCGTCCGAAGACCAAGAAATTTTGAATACAACGATGAAGTTGATCACCACTTTGAAGAGTGAGTCTTGATGTCCTGCCTAAATCACAGTTATGTTTCATTCTCTGTACTAAAATGTGTCAATGTAACAGAATCAGGATTTGAAGTCATTATTAGCATGTCTCATCACCGTAGTCTACATGTGAagctctttgttttttttttttctctttttccccaCTTTGTCTCAGGCCCATCATTAACAGGTCAAAAGCGTCCTATCAGAACACGTCTTACTCCATGGCTCCGCCCCTAAAAGCTAGCCAGAAGAAGCCCATCACAGAAGTCCCCAAATCAGGTGGAATCCCGGGATGGCTGCGCTTGCTTGTGTTCGTCATCATAGCAGTATTTCTGTATTACGTATACTCAATCATGGAGACCCAGGAGGAAAACCCATTCAACAGGGGGATTGAAGCATAGTTGACCATTTTCTGGTTATACAAAGAATTTACAAAGAATTGTTTCACTACAAAAAAACACTTCAATTTCACATTCACAAGAGTATTTCCTGTTTATGGTACCTCTTCAAACATTATAGAATGtaaatgcctttttttttttttttttttttttttttcagaaactgTCTATGGTTCAATGCCAAGACATTTTTAGTCGACTGCAGTACCATAAATCATAAAAAGGAAGtacttttttaaatgtttttaccTGATTAAATTTCTGAATGTACAGACATTACTCTTAGTGCAAAAAATTGCAAATTTTGTACTTGCTAGCTTGCATCCTGTGCAGTCACTCTAATTCCACACTGAATTGAATGCATTTTATATGGAAGTTGATACAGCTCTACTTTTGGGTTGAGTTGAGTCTAATAGATTTTGAACACAATATTTAATTTGAATCAATGCGCCTCAGTATTTTTATATCAGAAGTATCTTGATTGTATCAATATACTATTATGTCgttgttttttttaccttagGAAGGACTACAGTGTTGTCAAATGTTTTGCCAAAGATAATGTCGTGATGTAGAAGATGcattttctttctgtccttTCCAAGTTTTGTATGGACCACTTTTTAActttaacaatatttttttccagttTGTTTGTACCCATCTTCAATGCATTTGTCCAACAATAAAGTTTGTTTTAAgcattattgtttgtttttatattaagtTTGGTTTACTTTTTACGCAATTAATGTAATTCTTCACTGAACAAATGTGTCATTTGAGGTAAGATAAAATATGGTCAAAATCTCATGGTGTTCTACAACAATACTACACATTTAAATCCTAGGCTTCAACTGATCTTTGTCACCCAAAACCGAATGCATTATGTACAGTGGGCAGAGGCCTGGATGTCTGCAGTATAATGAACAGCTCAGGTGTCAAGAATTGAATGCATGGTAGATAGGTTACACTTTGTGTTTTTTCAGGTATAGAAATGAAATGTTTTATATGTACATTTATAATGTAGAGAAAGTAAAACCATTTTAATGCCTCTATAAAATAAAGTATTGTACAAATAGCTTAATAAAACAAGATGAATAAGTAAAGGAACAGTTTATAAAAAAGGAAATTGTAACATTGCACAGTATTGCAGAAACAGTTGACAACCACACAAAAGCTACACTACAAAcctgagaacatttcctaagaAACTGACTTTAATTGACTGATCTAGTGTTTGACATATGAGAAATGAAACCTACCAGTTCAGCACTATCTACTGTAACATAACGTCCAATGATAATGCCTTCCCCATTTCTGTCTATTAGCACCTGAGTTTATGAATGACATTTTACAGCAAGATCTCTCTTGGAAAACCCACCTTGATAAACCTggttttgttcatttgtttgttttaaataaaagcatacactgtagcctatagcatacatacagtatattatgaATCAGAGGGATGGCTCTTGAGTCATAATCTGAAAGTGCTTGTGCACAGGGTGAATGGTGGGCATGTAAATAGTGTCCCTTCAGAGCCCTCTCCTCCCAAGCTCTCTACCGAGACGATTGACCCAGTGAGGGCACTACCCCGGACCTGTGTGGTTGTCAGACCCAAGCATTTGAGGAACCGGAACAATGTCAAGGCCCACCCTGGAAAAGAATACGGGGGAACCGGAGATTACTGCATGCTAACTCGAAACCTTAGGTCAGACAAGCAATACTGGAAAACATGTATGTGTTCAGTACAAGATGACACAACTGACTTTTGAAATCCATACGTTGAATGACGATACATGTCATACCATGCAGTATATGATTTCACAACACATGTCAAATAATGTCTACtttcaaataataaaaaaaaaatcagaccaatagTGCCATGaaacatacaaaataaaaagtGATGATGGTAATGAAAACTATATGACTGCTGAGAGCTAGTTATGTACATGCAGTTAGAACACTGTGACAGGCACAGTCATGCAGCGTCATCCTACATACATGCGGGTGAAATCCAGAGTTGCTCACCGACTAGACTCGAATCCTAGAGCAGTAATGAAGATGTTGATGAGAACTGTGAAGAAAACCATCACTGTGGC from Alosa alosa isolate M-15738 ecotype Scorff River chromosome 4, AALO_Geno_1.1, whole genome shotgun sequence carries:
- the emd gene encoding emerin (Emery-Dreifuss muscular dystrophy) — protein: MADLSTKSVQEITDLLDEYGIKHGPVVGSTRSLYEKRLREAMTKGTPKPSSDKTYYREEEEEVEYIEYHPPVRNEGFGDVVRRPRNFEYNDEVDHHFEEPIINRSKASYQNTSYSMAPPLKASQKKPITEVPKSGGIPGWLRLLVFVIIAVFLYYVYSIMETQEENPFNRGIEA